Proteins encoded within one genomic window of Setaria italica strain Yugu1 chromosome IV, Setaria_italica_v2.0, whole genome shotgun sequence:
- the LOC111257057 gene encoding amino acid transporter AVT6A-like, whose product MVFRKKASKQASDECAEKRHTSAEKRHTSGRFLEETLACTNILQVFNKSDVLSGATSGGALWCVRRVVWHALVEWAVSLFSPLRPFEHHYGSMLEADSLSYNSTISVALAVVFEIFVKLIGGQIPMPKVFPAVPDLASVWELFTAVPILVTAYVCHYNVHPIHNELKDSLQIKSCDVLANFDLNLVIPYSSVLNDAVRAMMFTLCSRSLDIPCIAA is encoded by the exons ATGGTTTTTCGAAAGAAAGCATCGAAGCAAGCATCAGATGAGTGCGCAGAGAAGAGACATACATCTGCAGAGAAGAGACATACATCTGGAAGGTTTTTGGAAGAAACTCTTGCCTGTACAAACATACTGCAAGTATTTAACAAAA GTGATGTGCTTTCTGGAGCCACTTCTGGTGGTGCACTATGGTGTGTTAGAAGGGTAGTTTGGCATGCACTGGTGGAATGGGCCGTTTCTTTGTTCTCCCCATTACGACCCTTTGAGCACCACTATGGTAGCATGCTTGAAGCGG ATTCACTGAGCTATAATTCCACAATATCTGTTGCTTTGGCAGTTGTATTCGAGATATTTGTCAAGTTGATAGGTGGACAAATTCCAATGCCCAAGGTATTTCCTGCAGTTCCTGATTTGGCATCTGTTTGGGAACTTTTTACAGcagtcccaattcttgtcaccGCTTATGTTTGCCATTACAATG TTCACCCAATTCATAATGAGCTAAAGGACTCTTTGCAGATCAAATCTTGTGATGTGCTAGCAAACTTTGATTTAAATCTTGTGATTCCATACAGTTCAGTTCTAAATGATGCTGTCAGAGCTATGATGTTCACCTTATGCTCACGTTCCCTTGATATTCCATGCATTGCGGCTTAG